In Psychrobacter sp. JCM 18902, a single window of DNA contains:
- a CDS encoding YadA-like family protein: MNRIYKVIWNEALSCFTAVGEYAKGRGKSSKSSVSANATINTTSNLSSTQFFRLSTIAIGMLAAGFTMSPQAFAQVNVGGGTGSGTAISSCNTNSTEANAEGSYSVAIGCEADAGQNFNLVDRGNPSFTWTGGSQNNSGSTAIGTGTEAGDVATALGTQAKAIGRSSVAIGAAAYSNGNTSLALGRQSAATADFAQAIGNVSSATGQGSLAVGHSALASGKRGIAIGSTDFENAGTVADQANVGYRANGQTQAVGNDTIAFGSNAKATADNSLAFGVGSRSNAVNGIALGSNSIANRAGGASGFVPVGADSSVIQATDSVTLGAVSVGTGAAGGNRQIVNVAAGSSASDAVNVAQLTGLSNTVANNKTKYYSVDSAAVGNANNDGATGYNAMALGGNAKATGSQTIAIGSSEFGQQTMASGEQSIAIGANVVSRGASSIAIGGDDLNFASRTNIDGSPLSPLNSGTVNEAFKSYVGKDLVETNQYDVNTEAGGAASIAIGAKSLSKGDLSTAVGVHSNTSGTASSAFGVGASASKDGSVSLGAGSTTATSASSEKTMTVGGVVYDIAGNVIDDKGMLREGAQVSVGVVGSERQIKNVAGGAVTAASTDAVNGSQLYATNEAVGNNTTTINKGFALKAADGNTVQKPLGQAVEVVGSNSNIDTRVKNGKIEVELNDNLNLGTTGSVSTGNLLNGTTVNGLGIVTGGVLTGVTTVSGAGVTVTGGSIFNPTNATLTSNGLTILNGPSITKSGVNAGNKKVVNVSNGTVSLNSKDAINGGQLFNTNQQVTTNTSNISTNTTNIGTNTDNIAKGIKFNVNDASSGGTLKKTFALGEEIKFDTDSNLTTTGLSTGDGIKLGLANNLTGLDSASFNSGVSISSTGINAGDKVISGVASGGTTETNAANIGDLNSAITGVSTSGFALKAADGNTVQKPLGQAVEVVGSNSNIDTRVKNGKIEVELNDNLNLGTTGSVSTGNLLNGTTVNGLGIVTGGVLTGVTTVSGTGVTVTGGSIFNPTNATLTSNGLTILNGPSITKSGVNAGNKRVINVDDGVNAKDAVNFSQLETTNTNVMTNTNNISTNTTNIGTNTDNIAKGIKFNVNDASSGGTLKKTFALGEEIKFDTDSNLTTTGLSTGDGIALGLSPTLTGLTSADFGGVSISTTGINANDTQIKGVKSGGNTVTNAANIGDVQMAAAGARTKVVKGTNVASVDFSTDSDTGQDVYTVNANGASVSTADANALTVSTSVKDPDTNITDYQVDLSEGSKASLVKADSAMQTVVTQINGADVKTLDKDNNTANFITGDNIILTADNGGIKVATAADLVSTSLTTGTTVVNADGVTFMGGTNQTVRLSNSGLDNGGNQITNVANGTIASDAVNFGQLQATTTTIDKGFDFDGDTGTTVNRQLGDKLTVKGGATVASDLSNGNNIGVVADGTSTLTVKLAKDLTGLNSANFGSGVSISANGLNNGGNKITNVAEATTGKDAVNFDQLSATNSLVAKGIKIGDGNSANDQQFALGDTINVTGDSNITTMASATGVQVKLNNQLNLGNEGSMQIGNSIMNSNGFTFTDNGPGRTVRLSSSGLDNGFNRITNVAAGIADTDAATVGQLNATTFALDQGWGLTAQGDVATMIKQGSAIDLNSTDGNIKVSRSADNNVSPGLRAAAPLAGVNDISFDLNPDLNLDSVTTGDTIMNNNGLTITGGPSVTKAGINAADTKITNVVNGDVSEGSKDAINGGQLYAQGSGISSIIGGETVYNPVDGTFTNSNIGGTGQNSIDGAIASIKQGEVVINENIQANTTNIQTNTTNIATNKANIDTNTTNIKVNKDKIDAGLNFGADSGATINKPVGDGSVLSFTGGNNITTTAAGSSIKFDLNGDINIDSVKTGNTTINNNGVSIVGGPSMTASGINAAGNKITDVADGMAPRDAVNMGQLDAVSQRLGNNMNELGYKIGEVEDDANAGISAAMAMSSLPQAYIAGKSLIGGGIGTYNGESAVAIGFSKLSNDGRWVMKVNGTADTQGNAGGSIGAGFHFD, encoded by the coding sequence ATGAACCGCATCTATAAAGTAATATGGAATGAAGCCTTGAGCTGTTTTACCGCAGTTGGTGAATATGCAAAGGGGCGCGGCAAATCTTCCAAATCTAGCGTGAGCGCAAACGCGACCATCAATACGACTTCTAATCTTTCTTCTACCCAATTTTTCCGATTATCTACGATCGCCATAGGGATGCTGGCGGCTGGATTTACAATGTCACCGCAAGCTTTTGCGCAAGTGAATGTCGGCGGTGGTACGGGATCTGGTACGGCAATTTCTTCTTGTAATACAAACAGTACTGAAGCGAATGCTGAAGGCAGCTATTCGGTTGCCATTGGCTGTGAAGCGGACGCTGGGCAAAACTTCAATCTGGTCGATAGAGGCAATCCGTCGTTTACTTGGACTGGTGGTTCACAAAACAATTCTGGTAGTACCGCCATTGGCACTGGGACAGAAGCCGGTGACGTCGCTACTGCTCTAGGCACTCAAGCAAAAGCCATTGGTCGGTCATCTGTGGCAATTGGGGCGGCAGCGTATTCTAATGGAAATACCTCGTTAGCGCTTGGACGTCAATCGGCAGCGACTGCTGACTTTGCTCAGGCTATTGGTAATGTCTCCTCAGCAACGGGTCAAGGCTCTTTAGCTGTTGGTCATTCAGCACTTGCCTCAGGCAAACGTGGCATTGCGATTGGTTCAACTGATTTTGAAAATGCAGGTACAGTGGCTGATCAAGCAAATGTAGGTTATAGAGCGAATGGACAAACTCAAGCAGTTGGCAATGATACGATTGCCTTTGGTAGTAATGCAAAAGCGACCGCTGATAACAGTCTTGCTTTTGGTGTCGGCTCTCGATCTAACGCAGTAAATGGCATCGCATTAGGTTCAAACTCTATTGCAAATCGTGCTGGTGGTGCCAGTGGTTTTGTACCAGTAGGAGCAGATAGCTCAGTCATCCAAGCGACGGACAGCGTTACGCTTGGCGCGGTTTCTGTAGGAACAGGAGCAGCGGGTGGCAACCGTCAGATTGTAAACGTCGCAGCAGGCAGTAGTGCTAGTGATGCTGTCAATGTGGCTCAGCTAACGGGGCTGTCGAATACTGTCGCTAATAATAAAACCAAGTATTATAGCGTGGACTCAGCTGCTGTCGGTAATGCTAATAACGACGGAGCGACAGGTTATAACGCCATGGCGCTGGGCGGAAATGCAAAAGCCACAGGCAGCCAAACTATTGCGATTGGTAGCTCAGAATTTGGGCAACAGACGATGGCAAGTGGTGAGCAGTCGATTGCTATCGGTGCTAATGTTGTGTCTAGAGGGGCATCCTCGATCGCGATAGGCGGTGATGATCTAAATTTTGCATCGAGAACCAATATCGATGGTAGTCCATTGTCACCATTAAATAGTGGCACAGTTAACGAGGCTTTCAAATCCTATGTAGGTAAAGATCTGGTAGAAACCAATCAGTACGATGTCAATACCGAAGCTGGAGGTGCTGCGTCGATAGCCATTGGTGCAAAATCGCTGTCTAAAGGTGATCTGTCTACAGCCGTTGGTGTTCATTCCAATACCTCGGGAACGGCTTCTTCAGCGTTCGGTGTTGGTGCATCAGCGAGCAAAGACGGTTCAGTCTCTTTAGGTGCAGGCTCAACAACAGCAACAAGTGCAAGCTCTGAAAAGACGATGACAGTTGGTGGCGTGGTATATGATATCGCCGGTAATGTCATTGATGATAAGGGCATGCTACGAGAGGGTGCGCAAGTATCCGTGGGCGTAGTAGGATCTGAGCGTCAGATCAAAAACGTCGCTGGTGGAGCTGTCACTGCGGCTAGTACAGATGCAGTGAATGGTAGTCAATTATATGCGACCAATGAAGCGGTCGGAAATAATACCACGACTATTAACAAAGGCTTTGCATTAAAAGCTGCTGATGGTAATACAGTACAGAAACCATTGGGACAAGCTGTAGAGGTGGTTGGCTCTAACAGCAACATCGACACCCGAGTAAAAAATGGCAAAATCGAAGTTGAGCTCAATGACAACCTAAACCTAGGTACAACAGGCAGCGTTAGCACAGGTAACTTATTAAACGGCACAACGGTTAATGGTCTAGGTATTGTCACTGGCGGCGTGCTTACTGGCGTCACTACCGTTAGTGGTGCAGGTGTCACAGTAACGGGTGGAAGCATATTTAACCCTACCAATGCCACGTTAACCAGTAATGGTCTGACCATTTTAAATGGCCCAAGCATCACCAAAAGCGGGGTCAATGCGGGTAATAAGAAGGTCGTCAATGTTTCTAATGGTACGGTCAGTCTAAATAGCAAAGACGCCATCAATGGTGGTCAGTTATTTAATACCAACCAACAAGTCACGACCAATACTAGCAACATCTCAACCAATACCACCAATATTGGTACCAATACTGACAATATTGCTAAAGGCATCAAGTTTAACGTGAATGATGCAAGTAGCGGCGGCACTCTTAAAAAAACCTTCGCCTTGGGTGAAGAAATTAAGTTTGATACGGATAGCAATTTAACCACTACCGGCTTATCAACGGGTGATGGAATCAAACTTGGCTTAGCCAACAACTTAACAGGTCTGGATAGTGCAAGCTTTAATAGCGGCGTTAGTATCTCATCTACTGGTATCAATGCTGGTGATAAAGTCATCTCAGGAGTGGCTAGCGGTGGCACAACAGAAACCAATGCAGCAAACATCGGTGATTTGAATAGTGCCATTACTGGCGTATCCACCTCAGGCTTTGCATTAAAAGCCGCTGATGGTAATACAGTACAGAAACCATTGGGACAAGCTGTAGAGGTGGTTGGCTCTAACAGCAACATCGACACCCGAGTAAAAAATGGCAAAATCGAAGTTGAGCTCAATGACAACCTAAACCTAGGTACAACAGGCAGCGTTAGCACTGGCAACTTATTAAACGGTACAACGGTCAATGGTCTAGGTATTGTCACTGGCGGCGTACTTACTGGCGTCACTACCGTTAGTGGTACAGGTGTCACAGTAACGGGTGGAAGCATATTTAACCCTACCAATGCCACGTTAACCAGCAATGGTCTGACCATTTTAAATGGCCCAAGCATCACCAAAAGCGGGGTCAATGCGGGTAATAAGAGAGTTATTAACGTTGATGATGGGGTTAACGCAAAAGATGCGGTGAATTTTAGTCAGCTAGAAACGACTAATACTAATGTCATGACCAATACTAACAACATCTCAACCAATACCACCAATATTGGTACCAATACTGACAATATTGCTAAAGGCATCAAGTTTAACGTGAATGATGCAAGTAGCGGCGGCACTCTTAAAAAAACCTTCGCCTTGGGTGAAGAAATTAAGTTTGATACGGACAGCAATTTAACCACCACTGGCTTATCAACGGGTGATGGAATTGCTCTCGGTCTGTCTCCAACTTTAACGGGCCTCACTAGTGCAGATTTTGGTGGTGTTAGTATCTCTACTACTGGTATCAATGCCAACGACACCCAGATCAAGGGCGTAAAAAGCGGTGGTAATACAGTAACCAATGCAGCAAACATCGGTGATGTACAGATGGCAGCCGCAGGAGCGAGAACCAAAGTAGTTAAAGGTACGAATGTTGCCAGTGTTGACTTTTCAACCGATAGCGATACTGGACAGGATGTCTATACTGTCAATGCCAATGGCGCCAGTGTTTCTACTGCAGATGCTAATGCACTAACAGTTAGCACTAGTGTCAAAGATCCTGATACCAATATCACCGACTATCAAGTTGATCTAAGCGAAGGTAGTAAGGCAAGCTTGGTAAAAGCCGATAGTGCGATGCAAACGGTAGTGACACAAATCAATGGTGCTGATGTCAAGACTTTGGATAAAGACAATAATACAGCCAACTTTATTACTGGTGACAATATTATCTTGACCGCTGACAATGGCGGTATCAAAGTTGCTACTGCTGCCGACTTAGTCTCAACCAGCTTGACCACAGGAACTACAGTCGTCAACGCTGATGGTGTCACATTTATGGGTGGGACTAATCAAACGGTCAGACTCAGTAATAGTGGGCTAGACAATGGTGGCAATCAAATTACCAATGTCGCTAACGGTACAATAGCCAGCGATGCCGTAAACTTTGGTCAACTACAAGCCACGACCACGACCATCGATAAAGGTTTTGATTTCGATGGTGACACGGGTACTACCGTTAATCGTCAGCTTGGTGACAAGCTGACAGTCAAAGGTGGCGCGACCGTGGCAAGTGACTTGTCAAATGGCAACAACATTGGCGTCGTTGCTGACGGTACCAGCACATTGACCGTGAAACTTGCGAAAGATTTAACTGGTCTTAACAGCGCAAACTTTGGTAGCGGTGTCAGCATCTCAGCCAATGGTCTGAACAATGGTGGCAATAAAATTACTAACGTTGCAGAAGCGACCACAGGTAAGGATGCGGTAAACTTCGACCAATTGTCAGCAACCAATAGTCTCGTGGCCAAAGGCATCAAAATCGGTGATGGCAATAGTGCCAACGACCAGCAGTTTGCTTTAGGTGATACCATCAACGTCACTGGTGATAGCAACATTACGACGATGGCCTCGGCAACGGGTGTTCAGGTGAAACTGAATAACCAGTTGAATTTAGGCAATGAGGGTAGCATGCAGATTGGTAATAGCATTATGAATAGTAATGGCTTTACCTTTACCGATAATGGTCCGGGTAGAACGGTTAGACTGAGCAGTAGCGGTCTTGACAATGGTTTTAACAGAATCACCAATGTAGCTGCTGGTATTGCAGATACAGATGCGGCGACTGTCGGACAGTTGAATGCCACGACGTTTGCCCTTGATCAAGGTTGGGGACTAACGGCTCAGGGTGATGTTGCCACTATGATCAAACAAGGCAGCGCCATCGATCTAAACAGCACAGATGGTAATATTAAAGTGTCTAGATCAGCGGACAATAATGTTAGCCCTGGTCTACGTGCTGCTGCACCATTGGCAGGCGTCAATGACATTAGCTTCGATTTAAACCCAGACCTGAATTTAGATAGCGTAACGACGGGTGATACCATTATGAATAATAATGGGCTGACTATTACAGGTGGACCTAGTGTCACCAAAGCGGGCATCAATGCTGCTGACACTAAGATTACAAACGTTGTGAATGGCGATGTCTCTGAAGGTAGCAAAGATGCCATCAATGGTGGTCAGCTCTATGCACAAGGTAGTGGCATCAGTAGTATCATTGGCGGTGAGACAGTCTACAATCCTGTAGATGGTACCTTTACCAATAGTAATATTGGTGGTACTGGTCAAAATAGTATCGACGGTGCGATTGCTTCTATTAAGCAAGGAGAAGTCGTTATCAATGAAAACATCCAAGCCAACACTACCAATATCCAAACCAATACCACGAATATTGCCACGAATAAAGCAAACATCGACACTAATACGACCAATATCAAAGTGAACAAGGATAAAATAGATGCGGGTCTCAATTTTGGTGCTGATAGCGGTGCTACCATCAACAAACCAGTAGGCGATGGCAGTGTCCTCAGCTTCACAGGTGGTAATAACATCACCACAACAGCAGCGGGCAGTAGTATTAAGTTTGATCTAAACGGTGATATTAATATCGATAGCGTCAAAACTGGCAATACGACAATCAATAATAATGGCGTCAGCATTGTCGGTGGTCCTAGTATGACTGCAAGCGGTATCAACGCCGCTGGCAACAAGATCACTGATGTGGCTGATGGTATGGCGCCCAGAGACGCTGTGAATATGGGTCAATTAGATGCTGTTAGTCAAAGACTTGGCAACAACATGAATGAGCTAGGTTATAAAATTGGTGAAGTCGAAGACGATGCAAATGCTGGTATCTCAGCCGCCATGGCAATGTCTTCACTACCGCAAGCTTATATCGCTGGTAAATCCTTAATCGGTGGCGGTATAGGAACGTACAATGGGGAAAGTGCAGTTGCTATTGGCTTCTCGAAGTTATCCAATGATGGTCGTTGGGTCATGAAGGTAAACGGCACCGCTGATACCCAAGGTAATGCTGGCGGCTCGATTGGTGCAGGCTTCCATTTTGATTAA
- a CDS encoding sensor histidine kinase, with product MNASKKAINHKTLKQTPKFKVRITLFWRLFLSLLLTIIITSILSIMVERWLVEKALTARMDVQIDSLLVKRQDMVAALQVGDLDAVRQMYRQDRQLMNQIRVYDEEGAIIFPRYRNRDERRQKGMQGSRREVGQLSMQSSVQSMAAQPNVDKNRTNIHDNNNKMSNDKSSFLNHILQPMMPNSATLADFDSRPELADVTVVLPDEQSVIIQLRPHLRFADVMALQRGNFPIRLLFILVFSVLVCIWLSRTMTQRIRRVQNTVHRLIDGDYQTHPDLSKMGDDELGLLAKDVAKLSKRLAESELARKQMLSDISHELRSPLARLDVATELTRDFAPNASRYLDRIDKESARMNELIEQIIHIQSLQMQQYTIDNIENEAVDISDIISEIGQDVCFEFQHKNVRWQWQPSHALVADASSTTDSTTPWTVLGNQEQLHSALENVIRNAFMHTASDSTVIADIKKVEMEGNKPALQISITDEGGGIADKDLARIFQPFVRLDSARHRETGGYGLGLAIVHAVVMAHKGQIHVYNRQDDIQGLVMQITLPVNSEGD from the coding sequence ATGAACGCTTCCAAGAAAGCTATTAACCATAAAACGCTTAAGCAAACCCCAAAGTTTAAAGTGCGAATCACACTATTTTGGCGTTTGTTTCTAAGTCTATTATTAACAATTATCATCACCTCTATTTTATCGATCATGGTGGAGCGTTGGCTGGTCGAAAAAGCACTAACGGCTCGCATGGATGTGCAAATCGACAGTCTATTGGTTAAGCGTCAAGACATGGTTGCCGCGTTACAGGTTGGTGACTTAGATGCCGTGAGACAGATGTATCGTCAGGACCGTCAACTCATGAATCAGATAAGAGTTTACGATGAAGAAGGGGCGATTATATTTCCGCGTTATCGCAATAGAGATGAGCGTAGGCAAAAAGGTATGCAGGGTAGTCGGCGTGAAGTAGGGCAACTATCAATGCAATCATCAGTGCAATCAATGGCAGCTCAGCCCAATGTGGACAAGAACAGGACTAATATTCACGATAATAATAATAAAATGTCGAATGATAAGTCGTCATTCTTAAACCATATTCTGCAACCGATGATGCCAAATAGCGCTACGCTAGCTGATTTCGACAGTCGCCCTGAGCTGGCTGATGTGACGGTCGTCTTACCAGATGAGCAGTCTGTCATTATACAATTACGTCCGCATTTGCGTTTTGCTGATGTTATGGCGCTGCAACGTGGCAATTTTCCCATACGTTTGCTATTTATTCTCGTTTTTAGCGTCTTGGTTTGTATTTGGCTGAGCCGTACAATGACTCAGCGTATCCGCCGTGTACAAAATACCGTACACCGTCTGATTGATGGCGATTATCAGACCCACCCAGACCTATCAAAAATGGGAGATGATGAGCTTGGTTTACTCGCAAAAGACGTGGCTAAACTATCAAAACGGTTGGCTGAGAGTGAGCTGGCACGCAAACAGATGCTCAGTGATATCTCGCACGAGCTACGATCGCCACTGGCGCGACTTGATGTGGCGACTGAGCTGACTCGCGACTTTGCACCGAATGCCAGTCGTTATCTCGACCGTATCGATAAAGAGTCAGCGCGGATGAATGAGTTGATTGAGCAAATCATTCATATTCAATCTCTACAAATGCAGCAATATACCATCGACAATATAGAAAACGAAGCAGTTGATATTTCTGACATCATCAGTGAGATTGGACAAGACGTTTGTTTTGAGTTTCAGCATAAAAACGTGCGTTGGCAATGGCAGCCGAGTCATGCATTGGTGGCAGACGCTTCATCTACCACTGATTCAACAACGCCTTGGACAGTGCTTGGCAATCAAGAACAGCTGCATAGTGCGCTTGAAAATGTCATTCGTAATGCTTTTATGCATACGGCCTCTGATTCAACAGTCATTGCTGACATTAAAAAAGTGGAGATGGAAGGCAATAAGCCAGCACTTCAAATCAGCATCACAGACGAGGGTGGTGGCATCGCGGATAAGGACTTGGCGCGTATTTTTCAGCCCTTTGTACGGCTTGACTCGGCTCGCCATCGTGAGACGGGTGGCTATGGGTTGGGGCTGGCAATCGTTCATGCCGTGGTAATGGCACACAAGGGTCAGATTCATGTCTATAATCGCCAAGATGATATCCAAGGGCTGGTGATGCAAATAACATTGCCTGTTAACTCTGAAGGGGACTAA
- a CDS encoding response regulator transcription factor, with product MPHILLGDDDEELTQLLQEYLHNHGVTCDCVHDGEAVIQKLKTASNNVLNGAAAYDLLVLDIMMPKIDGLSVLRQLPNISDIPVIMLTAKGEEIDRIIGLELGADDYITKPCNPRELLARINAVIKRTSAATSEHTPLPDSRLYLDQNQRLCQIDGIELQVTGTEFDLLVALLKQKGEVVSKAWLSEHVLQRELQPFDRSLDVHVSRLRKKLQPFHDEPIKAVRGKGYQLVL from the coding sequence GTGCCACACATACTACTAGGCGATGATGACGAAGAGTTGACCCAGTTATTACAAGAATACTTGCACAATCATGGGGTGACATGCGACTGCGTTCACGATGGTGAGGCTGTCATACAGAAACTCAAAACCGCGAGCAATAATGTGCTTAATGGCGCTGCTGCTTATGATTTGCTGGTGCTAGATATTATGATGCCAAAAATCGATGGATTGAGTGTCTTGCGTCAATTGCCCAATATCAGTGATATCCCTGTCATCATGCTGACGGCAAAAGGGGAGGAGATTGATCGTATTATTGGGCTTGAACTTGGTGCTGATGATTATATTACCAAACCCTGCAATCCTAGAGAGCTGCTAGCACGTATCAATGCCGTCATCAAACGCACCAGCGCAGCGACATCAGAGCATACGCCGCTACCAGACAGTCGTTTGTATCTGGATCAAAACCAGCGGCTTTGTCAGATAGATGGCATAGAACTACAAGTGACGGGGACAGAGTTTGATTTGTTGGTTGCGCTACTGAAACAAAAAGGCGAGGTGGTAAGCAAAGCATGGCTGTCAGAGCATGTCTTACAACGTGAATTACAGCCGTTCGACCGTAGCCTTGATGTGCATGTCTCACGACTCCGCAAAAAACTCCAACCTTTTCATGATGAGCCGATCAAAGCGGTTCGTGGTAAAGGCTATCAGCTGGTATTGTAA
- a CDS encoding Spy/CpxP family protein refolding chaperone yields the protein MKKLLMGSVLAMSSIFTVTACTSVNATTDTTPTTSKMQHKDGMKKAMNKGGMRGPMSQLDLTATQQAQIKAIMQAQHGDRKADRTKNKAERAQMQQQMQALTNASTLNTAAVNRLADQQAAKTKQRFIERVQTQHAISQVLTAEQRAKLATLKAEKMAKGHKGSEHGKMHGKPHQGM from the coding sequence ATGAAAAAATTATTAATGGGCTCAGTATTAGCAATGTCTAGCATTTTCACCGTAACGGCTTGTACCAGTGTTAATGCAACCACTGATACCACACCAACGACCAGTAAAATGCAGCATAAAGATGGCATGAAAAAAGCCATGAACAAAGGCGGCATGAGAGGTCCAATGTCGCAGCTAGATCTAACAGCAACGCAACAAGCGCAAATCAAAGCCATCATGCAAGCACAACACGGCGATCGTAAAGCTGACCGTACAAAAAACAAAGCAGAACGGGCGCAAATGCAGCAACAGATGCAAGCATTGACCAACGCCAGCACTCTAAATACAGCCGCAGTTAATCGCTTAGCTGATCAGCAAGCGGCTAAAACCAAGCAGCGCTTCATTGAGCGAGTACAGACTCAACATGCTATCTCTCAAGTATTGACTGCTGAGCAACGCGCAAAACTTGCTACATTAAAAGCTGAAAAAATGGCAAAAGGTCATAAAGGCTCAGAGCACGGTAAAATGCATGGCAAACCACATCAAGGCATGTAA